One genomic segment of Andreesenia angusta includes these proteins:
- a CDS encoding DUF6648 family protein, with amino-acid sequence METVEKDIFDEFFENRDSLIVDYRDGVISKKEFLKKNFNYVKKSEVKPFFEINSYEKGIYNYQYYNSIAKYYKMMASEIKGGGKSYSKKRYYVEKTNQYYHKKDNTVLKLLEHLNFQNTEAYYIEVNSPFLKDKLYEIVLNDYEFAVFHSKSKWLLMELEKAKIFKNETRKSVIDEYINEKYWDE; translated from the coding sequence AAAAGATATTTTTGACGAGTTTTTTGAGAACAGAGATTCTCTTATAGTGGACTACAGAGACGGAGTGATAAGCAAGAAAGAGTTTTTAAAGAAAAATTTCAACTATGTCAAGAAATCTGAAGTAAAGCCATTCTTCGAGATAAACAGCTATGAAAAGGGAATTTATAACTATCAGTACTATAACTCCATAGCCAAGTACTACAAGATGATGGCGTCGGAGATAAAGGGTGGCGGAAAGAGCTACAGCAAGAAGAGATACTATGTGGAAAAGACAAATCAGTATTATCACAAGAAAGACAATACCGTGCTGAAACTGTTGGAACACCTCAATTTTCAAAATACTGAGGCATACTACATCGAAGTGAACTCTCCTTTCTTGAAAGACAAGCTGTATGAAATAGTCTTGAACGACTACGAATTCGCCGTGTTTCACTCCAAGAGCAAATGGCTGCTGATGGAGCTTGAAAAGGCCAAGATATTCAAGAACGAGACGAGAAAGTCTGTGATAGACGAGTATATAAACGAAAAATACTGGGACGAATAG